The Thunnus thynnus chromosome 2, fThuThy2.1, whole genome shotgun sequence genome includes a region encoding these proteins:
- the LOC137169944 gene encoding protein-lysine 6-oxidase-like, with protein MKELSTDALFLSFAHICFLCSFLDGTRAQEAAADDDGLQRGLTWQHNGQVFSILSRGPQYRPSSRRQTGSTRRNSTVVVLSSSNDTVSSASRGSPRVPAASSAAQLRAMARQQQRQQRQQTPPPNSDGDTAPVRREDMMVGDDPYNPYKASNYYPYYNYYNSYYRPRPRAQPRHGYGTSYHQHGLPDLVPDPYYIQIATYVQRLPMYNLRCAAEENCLTSSASYAQDYDTRVLLRFPQRVKNQGTADFLPSKPRYAWEWHSCHNHFHSMDEFSLYELLDVQSQRPVAEGHKASFCLEDTSCDPGYYRRFACTSHTQGLSPGCYDTYNADIDCQWIDITDVSPGKYILKVTVNPRQQVPESNFNNNVVRCDVQYTGTAAHVSGCTMTSY; from the exons atgaaGGAACTCTCCACTGACGCCTTGTTCCTGTCTTTTGCACATATATGTTTCCTCTGTAGTTTTCTGGACGGAACTCGCGCTCAGGAGGCAGCTGCTGATGATGACGGGCTCCAGCGGGGGTTGACATGGCAACATAACGGGCAGGTTTTCAGCATCCTGAGCCGCGGTCCTCAGTACCGGCCGTCCAGCAGGAGGCAGACCGGGTCAACACGCCGCAACAGCACTGTGGTCGTCCTGAGCAGCTCTAATGACACCGTCTCCTCAGCGTCCCGGGGCTCCCCGCGGGTCCCCGCAGCCAGCAGCGCTGCGCAATTACGCGCCATGGCGCgtcagcagcagcggcagcagcggcagcagacGCCACCGCCAAACAGTGATGGAGACACTGCCCCGGTCAGACGGGAAGACATGATGGTCGGAGACGATCCGTACAACCCGTACAAGGCTTCTAATTATTACCCCTATTATAACTACTACAACTCGTACTACAGACCCAGACCCCGGGCCCAGCCCCGGCACGGATACGGGACCAGCTACCACCAGCACG GTCTTCCTGATCTGGTTCCTGATCCATACTACATCCAGATCGCCACCTACGTTCAGAGACTTCCCATGTACAACCTGCGCTGTGCTGCAGAGGAGAACTGCCTCACCTC TTCCGCTAGTTATGCTCAGGATTATGACACCAGGGTTTTGTTGAGGTTTCCTCAGAGGGTGAAGAACCAGGGAACAGCCGACTTCCTGCCCAGCAAACCTCGATATGCCTGGGAGTGGCACAGCTGTCACAA TCACTTCCACAGCATGGATGAGTTCAGCCTGTACGAGCTGCTGGACGTCCAGTCTCAGAGGCCGGTGGCTGAGGGTCATAAGGCCAGCTTCTGTCTGGAGGACACTTCCTGCGACCCAGGATACTACCGCCGCTTCGCCTGCACCTCACATACCCag gGTTTGAGTCCAGGTTGCTATGACACCTACAACGCTGACATTGACTGTCAGTGGATCGACATCACTGACGTCTCTCCTGGAAAATACATCCTCAAG GTGACAGTGAACCCGAGGCAGCAGGTTCCAGAGTCGAACTTCAACAACAACGTTGTTCGCTGTGATGTCCAGTACACCGGCACTGCCGCTCATGTCTCTGGATGCACCATGACATC